The nucleotide window ATGAACAAGCAGCTGGCGGAAATTGCTCTGAAAGAGAAGAATATTGCTGAGGGACAGGAAAAACTTCTTGAAAAACAGGTGGCAGAGCTTGAGCAGACTTACAAACAGTTGAAAGACAAGCAGGCGGCCTATGAAAAGGTCGTCGATGAAAACATGCGCTCCCGCGAAGAAGCGGAAAAAGCAAACCGGGCGAAAAGCGATTTTCTGGCCGCCATGAGTCATGAGATCAGGACTCCCATGAACGGCATGCTCGGAATGCTTTCCCTTCTCAAGGATACCAGCCTGAGTGACAAGCAGAAGGGTTATCTGAAAACGGCGGTTAAATCCGGCAAGATCCTTCTTCAACTGCTCAATGATATTCTCGACCTGACCAAGGTCGAAGCCGGCAAAATGGAACTGGAAATTGTGCCCTTCAATCTGGGGCAGATTTTGCAGGAGATATCCGACATCTGGGAAGCCAGGATCAGGGCTAAGGGACTAGAGTACAAGGTAACAATGGAGGATGTGGCTGATCGGCGCTGGCGCGGTGACCCGGTCCGGTTGCGGCAGATTCTGCATAATCTGGTCAGTAATGCCCTGAAGTTTACCATGCAGGGCAATATTATGATCAGAATTTCCCTGCTTTCGGAGGATGAACAATACGGCAGGCTGAAATTCACTGTTATTGATACCGGTATCGGTCTGGATATGGAGCAGGAATCCTATCTGTTTGAAAAGTTCAGCCAGGCGGATGCCTCTACCACCAGGAAATTCGGCGGAACCGGCCTTGGCCTGGCCATATGCCGGGAACTGGTATCCCTGATGGACGGTAATATTTCCGTCAGCAGCATCCCCGGTAAGGGCGCCGCCTTCAGTTTTACTGTCAGGCTGGAGCAGGATGCGGCGGATGAGGCAGGGGATGCGCCTGCAGAAACATTGCCGGACCGCAGGATGGGGCTTGTCTGTTCAAAGCCTGTGAAGGTGCTGGCTGCGGAGGACAATCATATCAACAGGGTTGTTGTGCAGTCCATGCTGAAGGCGGAAGGACTTGCCCTGCAATTTGTGCAAAACGGCCTGGAGGCCTTTCAGGCGGTTCGGGATGGTGATTACGACCTTGTCCTGATGGATATTCACATGCCTGAAATGGATGGTCTTGAAGCCACACGGCGTATCAGGGAGCTAAAGGGGGCGAAAGGAAAAATCCCTATTATTGCCCTGACGGCCAACGCCATGGCCGGGGATCGGGAAACCTATCTTCTTCATGGAATGGACGAATATGTCAGTAAACCGGTTGACGGAAAAACACTCTATACAGCCATGGCAAACCTGGTGGAGCCGCTGGAAGTCTATTTTGAAGAGATTGAACCTGTCCGGGAAGAGAACGTCCAGAAACATCAGGAAAAACTGGAAGCATTCATAAGCAGCATATCGGAAGGCTAGCAGGTCCTGCTACAGGACCTGCCCGTTGGAATATGATGTCAGCGAAATATGATGTCAGCTTTTCGGCTTGATATCGTTCTTTTCGAATACTTCGATCAGTTCGCCGGAGGCGGCCATTTCACGAATGATGTCGCAACCGCCGATAAACTCACCCTTGACATAAAGCTGGGGGATTGTCGGCCATTCGCTGAACTCCTTGATCCCTTCGCGAAGGGCGGGGTCCTGAAGCACGTCAAAGGCTTCAAAATCAACATTGTAATAATTCAGCACCTCGATCACCGCAGCGGAAAATCCGCACTGGGGAAACATCGGGCTGCCTTTCATGTAAAGAACAACATCGCTGTTTTTGATATCGTCTTCAATTCGGGTGAAAACCGGATTGCTCATTTCTACTTGTCCCTGAAATTATGTGTTTATTCTTCTGAGGTCTGCAGGGCGAGGGCGTGTAATGCCTCACCCATATTGCCCTTGAGGGCCTTATAGACCATCTGATGCTGTTGTACCCTGCTTTTTCCTTTAAAGGCACTTGAAACCACATGGGCCGCATAGTGATCGCCGTCGCCGCGCAGGTCCTGGATGGTGACCTTGGCATCGGGAAGGCTTTCCTTTATCAGTTTTTCTATTTCTGCAGCATCCATTGCCATCGTATCTGTACTCCAATTAGGTCTGACTTATACAGTTTGGCATCTGGCCAAATTCACGTCAAGACAACTGGCCTCTATATGGGGGCAAGTGGCGGAAATTTGAAGGGGAAAAATGTTTTTTTTAAACGCACAGGCTTAATCAAAACGGGCCGCAAAGCGGTCACCGGCAATGGTGCCGGAAACAATATTTCTGATCTTGCTGATCTGGTCCGCATCCAGTTCCTTTTTCCACTTTTCCGCCGCCGTTTTCGGGTCGCGGACGGTCTGGTGGTATTTCTCGTTGCTGCCGCTGTAATTCAGGCTGCTCTGCAGGAAGGCGTCGGTCTGATCATTGTAGGACAGGCCGCAGAACGCATAGAGTTTCCTGGTCACCCCAATGGGGTCATCGCAGAGGTCTTCATAGACAAGATCATAGCAGTTTTCGAGACCCTCGATGTCTTTCATGACTTTCTCGTTGAAGCTGACCCAGGTGCAGGCCAGTTGTTCCTCAAGAGACATTTCCTTTAATTTCTCGACAGTCCAGCCGCGCTCTTTTGACAGTGGCATGGCGGCGACTTCTTCATAAAAAACAACATTTTCCATCAGTTTCAATTTCCGGCCACGCAGCTGGGAGGAAACATAACCACAGGGATGTCTCAGGATATGCACGACCTTGCCTTCAGGGAAGGCCCGGGCAACAAGTCCGGTCCGGCAGTTGGAATTGACCGATTTCATCACCGGGACAATTTTTCCCTTGGCCATTTTGCGGCGGGATACAGCCGGCACCTTGACGTCGGACGGCAGGCTGAGGCGGTGGGCGACGGCGCCTATTACCTTAAGCATAAACAGGAACTTGGCCCGGAAGGCGTTCATGAAAGCGCTGAAATAGCTTTTCGGGAAAACGGGCAGGGAACCTGCCGACTTTAACTGCCGGACATCCCAGAGGCGGGTGAAATAGTCCCGTGTCGCGGGGATCAGCTTTTCTATTTCTTCGGACTTGGGAAAAAAGGGTACTTCCTCGGTCACGACAACTGAATCCGGTTCATGGCGGTACAATACATCCGGATGGCTGTCGAAAATCTTGGCCACCCAAGTGGTGCCGCTACGTGGTGAGCCGATTAAAAAGATCATTTTCATCCCCTGCTATTGTCCTGTCGCAGATTTTCCTTTTACATATTTAACAAGGATTTAGCACATAAAACCAACCAATTTGTTAATATGGTGCAAAAAGAAAGGCAGCAGAATTATTTTCCTGCTGCCTGTTTTGTCTGTTCTGTCTCAAGGATCAGTTTGCCATGTAACTGCGCATCCAGCCCGCGTGTTTTTCGCGCAGGGTGGCGACCGGTATGGAAAAGATTCCTTCAACTTCAAGGTTTTGGCCGGTTACGGTGCCGACTTTGGCGGCGGTAACGCCGGCATCTGATGCTGAAGCAAGGATGTTATCGGCGACCGAGACCGGAACAGACAGAATGTATCGCGCCTGATCCTCGCCAAATCCATAGGCATGCAGCGGCACCGCACCGGATTCAGATGCCACTTTCATGCCCAGACCAGAGGCAATGGCCATTTCAGCGAGGGCCACAAACAGACCGCCGTCGGATATGTCGTGACAGCTCTTGACGGTGCCGGCTTCAATCAGGCCGCGGACAAAATCACCGTTTTTCTTCTCCAGCGCCAGATCCACTTTCGGCGGCGCGCCTTCTTCACGGCCTTCCATCACATCAAGATAGAGGGATGAGCCAAGATGGCCGGTTGTTTCCCCGATCAGGATCAGTATTTCGCCCTCGGCTCTCGGGGCGATAGTTGCCATTTTATTGCTGTCTTTCAGCAGGCCGACACCGCCGATGGCCGGGGTCGGATGAATGCCGGTGCCGTTGGTTTCATTATACAGCGATACGTTGCCGGACACGACGGGGTAGTCGAGCGCCGTACAGGCATCGCGCAGCCCCTCGATACAGCCGACAAACTGGCCCATGATGTCCGGGCGTTCCGGATTACCGAAGTTGAGGCAGTTCGTGATGGCCAGTGGTGTGCCGCCGACGGCGGTGATATTTCGCCATGTCTCGGCCACAGCCTGTTTGCCGCCTTCATAGGGATCGGCGAAGCAGTAACGCGGTGTGCAGTCGGTGGAAATGGCCAGTGCCTTCTCTGTCCCGTGAATGCGGACGACAGCGGAATCGCCGCCCGGTTTCTGGATGGTGTCGGCCATGACCTGATGGTCATACTGTTCCCAGATCCAGCTGCGGCTGCAAAGTGCCGGTGAGCCGACCATTTTCAGCAGGGCTTCACCCAGGTCATCGGGGGCTGTGATGTCATCTGCAGACAAAACCGCCGCCGGGTCTTTTCTGACCCACGGACGATCATATTCGGGGCTGTTGTCAGCCAGCGGGCCGGCCGGAATGTCGGCCACGGTCTCGCCCTGGAACATGAGGGTCAGGTTGCCGGTATCGGTTATCTTACCGATCACGGCAAAATCCAGATCCCATTTACGGAAGATGGCTTCCGCTTCGCCCTCGCGGCCCGGCTTCAGAACCATCAGCATACGTTCCTGACTTTCGGACAGCATCATCTCGTAAGGGGTCATATGTTCTTCACGCTGGGGCACATTGTCCAGGTTCAGTTCAAAGCCGACACCGCCGCCGGAAGCCATCTCCACCGAGGAAGAGGTGAGGCCGGCTGCCCCCATATCCTGAATGGCGACAATGGCGTCGGTGGCCATCAGCTCAAGACAGGCTTCGATCAGCAGTTTTTCAGTGAAGGGGTCGCCAACCTGAACGGTGGGGCGTTTTTCCTCACTGTCCTCGGTGAATTCGGCAGAGGCCATGGTGGCGCCGTGAATGCCGTCACGGCCGGTCTTGGAGCCCACATAAACCACCGGATTGCCGACACCTGCGGCCGCAGAAAGGAAGATGTTGTTGGCGTCTGCAAGGCCGACGGTCATGGCATTGACCAGGATGTTGCCGTCATAGGATGGATGGAAATTGGTTTCGCCGCCGACGGTGGGCACACCGACACAGTTGCCATAGCCGCCGATGCCTTCGACCACACCGCTCAAGAGATGGCGGGTTTTCGGATGATCGGGGGAGCCGAAACGCAGGGCGTTCATATTGGCAATGGGACGCGCACCCATGGTAAAGACGTCCCGCAGGATACCGCCGACACCGGTGGCGGCACCCTGATAGGGTTCGATATAGGACGGGTGGTTGTGGCTTTCCATCTTGAAGATGGCAGCCTGGCCGTCGCCGATGTCAATCACACCGGCGTTTTCGCCGGGGCCCTGGATCACCCAGGGAGCCTTGGTCGGCAGGGTTTTCAGGTGAAGCTTGGAGGATTTGTAGGAGCAATGCTCACTCCACATCACAGAGAAAATACCAAGCTCGGTCAGGGTCGGCGTGCGGCCCAGGATTTTCAGCACAAGCTGGTATTCATCGTCACTCAGGCCGTGTTCCCTGATCAGCTCTTCAGTGATTTCCACGTTATTGTTCCACGTCATATCCCAATTCCTAACACTGGTCCTAATTCAGGCTGTTCAGCATGCTTTCGAAAAATCCGCGTCCGTCGGTGCCGCCCTGGGCATCTTCGATCAGTCGTTCCGGATGAGGCATCATGCCGAGAATATTCTTGCGCCGGTTGATGATGCCGGCAATGTCGTTGCGGGAGCCGTTGGGATTGTCCATATAGCGAAATACCACACGGTTCTGATCTTCGAGTTCCTTAAGGGTATCATCGTCGGCAAAATAATTGCCGTCGTGATGAGCAACCGGAATATTGATGATCTGGCCCTGCTTATAGGCATTGGTATAAGGGGTATCGCTATTTTCCACCCTCAGGTCCACATGTTTGCAGACGAATTTCAGGCTTTCATTGCGCATCAGGGCGCCGGGAAGAAGTCCGGTCTCGGTCAATACCTGGAAGCCGTTGCAGACCCCGAAAATATTGACACCCTTGTCGGCCCGGGCAATCACTTCCTTCATCGCCGGGGAGCGTGCCGCCATGGCGCCGCAGCGCAGGTAATCCCCGAAGGAAAAACCGCCGGGCAGGGCGATCAGGTCCACATCGGGGATTTCACTATCCTGATGCCAGACGATATGTGGTTTCTGTCCCGTTACCTTTTCCAGTGCGACGATCATGTCCCTGTCGCAGTTGGAAGCCGGAAAAACAACTACAGCGCTTTTCATAGACGCAATTCCCAAATAAGTTAAAGCCCTCAGGCGAGGGCGTCAGTCAGTCAGTCGATATCGATGGCGTAATTTTCGATCACCGTGTTGGACAGCAGTTTCCTGCACATTTCTTCCACGGCGGCAATTGCCTTGTCCTTGTCGGTCTCAGCCAGGTCCAGTTCAATGAACTTGCCCTGACGGACATCGTCAACACCGTCGAAGCCGAGGGCGGCAAGGGCGTGTTGAATGGCTTTGCCCTGGGGATCAAGAACGCCGTTTTTCAAGGTTACATGTACACGTGCTTTCACGGTGTATCCCTTTCTGAATGTCTAATCGTTATTCTGCAGTTTCCAATGAAATGCCCAGTCTGCGGGCAACTTCCTGATAAGCTTCCACTTCACCGCCGAGATCACGGCGGAAACGGTCCTTGTCCAGTTTCTCGCCGGTTTCAAAATCCCAGAGGCGGCAATTGTCCGGGCTGAATTCATCGGCCAGAACAAGCTGGACGGTATCTTCTTCCACGAGGCGGCCGTATTCCAGTTTGAAATCCACCAGTTCAATGCCGATGGCGGCAAACATGCCTCTGAGGAAATCATTAATCTGCAGGGTCATGCTGAAAATTTCGTCCAGTTCCTCATCACTGGCCAGACCCAGGACCAGGATATGCTCCTCAGCCATCAGCGGATCGCCAAGATCGTCGTTCTTGAGGGAAAACTCGACGATCGGGCGGGCGAGGCGCGTGCCTTCCTCTACGCCGAACTTTTTCGACATGGAACCGGCGGCAATGTTGCGGACGATCACCTCGAGAGGAACGATTTCCACTTTTTTGACCAGCTGTTCCCGATCGGAAAGCCGTTTGATGTAGTGGGTCGGGATGCCAATCCCGGCAAGCCGCGTCATGACCAGGTCAGTGATCCGGTTATTTATGATACCCTTGCCGGCGATGGTGCCCTTCTTGAGATTATTGAAGGCTGTGGCATCATCCTTGAAATACTGAATAATAGTACCGGGTTCAGGCCCCTCATACAGAGTTTTGGCCTTACCCTCATAAAGTTTCACGCCCTTGGTCATATGGGGAACCTTAAAAGTTAAAAACATTAAGAATCAAGCGAGGCGACCATATATCATAAAATTGTCAAATTCAATGAGCCAAAACGAGAAAAGGGGCTTAAAATCCCAACTTGAAATTCCTATATAAAAAATATGGAAACCTTCGCCTTTATGGCGTACATATGACCACAAAGATTACTGTCAATTGGACGACGCAAACAGGAGTTTTGGAAAATGACCCAGTTCGAAGACCGGGAACAGACGTTCGAAAAGAAATATGCAAAAGACGAGGAAAAAGAATTCAAGATCGTTGCCCGGCGCAATAAGCTTCTTGGATTGTGGGCTGCTGGCCTGATGGGCCTGGAAGGCGACGCAGCAGCGTCCTATGCCAGGGAAGTGGTTGAGGCAGATTTCGAAGAAGCCGGTCATGAAGATGTTTATCGCAAGGTCAAGGGTGACCTGGACACCAAGGGCGTGGATGTATCCGAACACCAGCTGCGCCGTGAAATGGACGATAAACTGGCCGAGGCCCGCGAGCAGCTGAAAAACTGAGAGACATCCGTCTCAGGCTAAATCATTTAAACCACTCTTCCGTCGTGAAGGGTGGTTTTTTATTTTTCATCCGGTTGCCGGCGAATGTCGTAAGATGGGGCAGGAACAGGAATGATGACAACAGTTGTATGGTTGCGCCGGGATCTCCGGCTTATCGATAATCCGGCGCTTTATCATGCTGCCAGGCGAGGACCTGTGATTCCGCTCTATATACTGGATGAGCAGGAGGATATGGGGGGGGCAAGCTGCTGGTGGCTGCATCACAGTCTGCGGGCGCTGCAGGGCCAGTTCCAGTCATTTGACTGCCCGCTGATCCTGCGCCGGGGCGATGCCTTGTCCATACTGCAGGAATTAATCCGGGACAGCGGTGCCGACGCCCTTTACTGGAATCGCCTGTATGAACCCCGAACCATTCAACGGGACAGGGAAGTCAAGACGACCCTTCAGGCGGAAGGGCTCGAGGTCAAAACCTTCAACAGCAGCCTGCTCAATGAGCCCTGGGAGGTGCAGACGGGACAGGGCGGTCCTTACAAAGTCTTTACACCATACTGGCGGCAGGCCGGCGGCCAGATCACGGCGAAACAAACCCTGCCTGTGCGGGATCTGGGCAGTCAGGATAGAGAAACAGCCTCCGATGACCTCAGGGATTGGGCTCTTTTGCCAGCAAAACCTGACTGGTCCGGCGGGCTGGCCTGGCGCTGGACGCCGGGGGAGAAAGGAGCTCTGGACAGGTTCGACCGATTTCTTGAGCAGCGGCTGCAACTCTATGCAGATAAAAGGGACTTCCCTGCGGTTGGAGCCATTTCGGGACTTTCCCCCCACCTGCATTTCGGCGAAATCAGTGTGCGGGACATCTGGAACCGGCTGGGTCATTTCGAGGATGTGGCCGGGGTTGAGACATCTGTCGCCAAATTCAGAAGCGAACTCGGCTGGCGGGAATTCAGCAGTCATCTGCTCTATCATTTTCCGGAAATCCCCGAAAAACCGTTCCGGTCTCAGTTCTCAGTATTTCCCTGGCAGGAGGATGAAGCGCTTCTTACCCGCTGGCAGCAGGGCCGAACCGGGTATCCCTTTGTCGATGCGGGCATGCGGGAACTGTGGCAGACAGGCTTCATGCATAACCGCGTGCGCATGGTTGTGGCATCCTTCCTGACCAAGAACCTGCTGATCCCCTGGCAAAAGGGGGCTGAGTGGTTCCGGGATACACTTGTCGATGCGGATCTGGCCAGTAACAGTGCGAGCTGGCAGTGGGTGGCGGGCTGCGGCGCTGATGCCGCCCCCTATTTTCGCATCTTCAATCCGGTGACCCAGGGGCAGAAATTCGACCCCCAGGGAAAATATATCCGCAAATGGGTGCCGGAACTCAGGGATCTGGACGGAGATGAAATCCATACACCCTGGAAAGTGGCAAAAGAAAGGACCGGGAATTATCCCGATCCTGTCGTTGATTTGTCTGTCAGTCGCGAACGGGCGCTCGCGGCCTATAAAAGCATCAAATAAAGCTTATTCGCCGAAAACCCGTTTGAAGATCGTGTCCACATGTTTGGTGTGGTAGCTCTCGTCAAACTTGGAGTCGATCTCTGCCTCAGAGAGTTTGGCGGAAACTTCCGGATCATTTTTCAGCTCGGTGGCGAAATCGGCACCCTGTTCCCAGACCTTCATGGCGTTGCGCTGAACCAGGCGATATGAATCTTCGCGGCTGACACCAGCCTGGGTGAGGGCAAGCAGAACACGCTGGCTGTTATGAAGGCCACCAAGCTTGTCCATATTTTTCTGCATGTTTTCCGGATAGACCACCAACTTGTCCATAACCATGGTCAGGCGGGCGAGGGCAAAATCCAGGGTCACGGTGGCGTCCGGACCGATCATCCGTTCGACAGAGGAATGGGAGATATCCCGTTCGTGCCAGAGCGCCACATTTTCCATGGCGGGAATGCTGTAGCTGCGGATCATCCGGGCCAGGCCAGTCAGATTTTCTGTCAGGATCGGATTACGTTTGTGCGGCATGGCGGAGGAGCCTTTCTGGCCCTTGGAGAAGAATTCCTCGGCTTCCAGAACTTCGGTGCGCTGCAAATGCCGGATTTCCACGGAAAGCCGTTCAATGGAACTGGCGATCACACCGAGGGTGGCAAAGAACATGGCGTGGCGGTCGCGTGGAATCACCTGGGTGGAAACCGGCTCCGGCTCCAGGCCCATGGCCTTGGCCACATGCTCTTCCACCCGCGGGTCGATATTGGCGAAGGTGCCGACGGCGCCGGAAATGGCGCAGGTGGCAATTTCCTTGCGGGCGTTGACAAGCCGTTCCCGGTTGCGGCTGAATTCGGCATAGGCTTCGGCCATTTTAAGTCCGAAGGTGACGGGTTCCGCATGAATGCCGTGGCTGCGGCCGATACAGACGTCAAATTTATGCTCCATGGCCCGGCGTTTCAGAACCGTCAGAAGTTCGTCCAGATCGTTGAGCAGGATATCGCTGGCTTTCACCAGCTGTACGTTCAGGCAGGTATCGAGAACATCGGAAGAGGTCATGCCCTGATGAACGAAACGGGCTTCCGGGCCGACATATTCAGCCAGTGATGTCAGGAAGGCGATCACGTCATGCTTGACTTCCCGCTCGATCTCGTCAATCCGGTCGATATCGAAGTTGCCCTTTTCCCAGATGGTTTTTGCCGCTTCCTTGGGGATGACGCCAAGCTCGGCGAGCGCGTCGCAGGCATGGGCTTCAATTTCAAACCAGATCTGGAACCGGCTCTGCGGCTCCCAGATGGAGGTCATAACTTCACGGGAATAGCGAGGGATCATGTCTTTTCCTGTCTCATACTGTCGGGATTGTTAAAGGGCAGGCTGTAGCAGAGATTGGCACAAGGCTCAAGATTTTATAGTGCTAATTCAATATTCCGGAAGTTAATGCAGGATTTTTATCTCCGGACAAAAGCCCGCGCGCGCTGCTGCGCCTCTGAAATTTCACTTTTATCACTATTATTGACAACGGTATTTGTCACCACGTTGACCATTTTTTCAGCCAGGGGCTTGTCCACCAGCCGGGCTGAAAGATACATCCACTTCATTACTTCAATCCTTTTTTCCCGGGTATCCGCCTCTTTGGCGTTCAACATTGCCCAGACACATTGGGACAGGGCATATCCATCATCTGCAGCATCGAGGTATAATATCATGGCTTGATGTGGGTTCTGCTTTCCGATAACGCCGGAAAGAAGAAAATCCGCCTGAGTATGTTTCGCCAGGGTAACGCCATTCTGCGCAGCTGCTTCCATAAAGTGATAGGCTTTTTCGAGGTCTTTGGGGACACCGCGTCCTTCAAAATATATTTTTCCCAGTTGAAACTGCGCAAAACCATGGCCGGCGTCTGCCGCCTTTTGGAACCAGTTTAATGCAGCGATCGGATCGGCTGCAACACCTCTTCCCTCGAAATATATCTGACCCAACCGGAACATGGCCGCGGGATCGCCATCGCTTGCCTGTTGTTTATATTTTTCTTTGGTTTCAGCCATATAGGCGGAAAGATCAAAGTCCTTTGAGCCAGAATTTTTCTTGATTGTGGCCCAGAAGGCGGATTCTTCCCAGTCCTGAGGCACGCCGTTGCCAAAGGCGTAAAACTGGCTGAGGAGCTCTTGGGCTACAGTGTGTCCCTTCTGTGCTTCGGGATATAGATATTTTACGGCAGTAACATAGTCCCGGGTATTGAACGCTTGCATACCTTTCTGAAGCGCGGTTTCGGCATTTTGCGCGCTCAGGGAATGTGCATGTAAAAAGGATAAAAAGATAAAGACTAAATAGAAAAACGCGCGTCGCATCAGAGACCCCCTGCTCATGATTAAATAGAACTGGAGGATACCATACTTGGAAACAGAAAGTCCAAGTCCGTATCTGAAGTTGCCGGATTCCACATGTTGGGGGGGGAGCTCGATGATAAAATCGGAAGAACTGAATGGGGGTTTGCTTCAATATTCAGGGTAATCCGGAGAGTTCCGGTTTTTTTGAGAAAATAGGGCTTATTCCTCGTGCAGGCTTATTTCACCGCTTTTTTGTAGTGCCCGGATTGACCGGTCAATGGGTATAACTAGATCCTGATGTTTTTTATGTACATAGTGATAGACATAAAACTCCATAAAGTGCGGGTTCAGTAACTTTATATCCCTGTATTCTGGGATTTTTGCGAGAAGATCCGGGCCGATGACGTCTGTCAGGAGAGCAAAATCTATTCTTTCCGCAATTAACAGGTCAAATAAATGCGTGGGATTATTGGCTGGAATCAGATTAAAAGTGCTTTTGGCACCGGCAGCGAAAAATGTACCCCCGAGCAAGCCGATTTTATACCCGGCAAGGTCAGGCCAGTTCTGGAAGCTCTTGTCGGTTTTCAGCGAATAGAGCCCAACCCGGACAATATAAATTGGCGTCGGGACCCGTATCAAATTCGGGTAGTTGTCCGTGATATTGTAGATCCGCGAACACTCGGCATCCACAATTCCCTCGTTGGCGAGCATAATAGACCTTTTGGGCGGGAAACCCTGGATTTCAATATCAATGTTGATCCGGTTATAGATTTTGGACAAAGTTCTCACGACAGTAGGGCTTTTGGTCAGCCCTTCGGTGCAGCTGATGCGAAGCCTGTCAGGTTGCAGTTTTTCCCCTGCCGATACCTCGGTGTGAACGCTGTTCAGGAGCGTCAGGCACAAGAGAAGGGTGCAGCATTTCAGCATAAAAACCTGTCTGAACATTAATGTTGAGGCAGTATTTAAAGGCTCTAATGTATCATAAATGGGGTAATTTGAAACAGCCATGATCCGAAGATCGCGGAAAGATGTCATTTCCGGTCAGTGGCAGATTC belongs to Emcibacter sp. and includes:
- the purQ gene encoding phosphoribosylformylglycinamidine synthase subunit PurQ, yielding MKSAVVVFPASNCDRDMIVALEKVTGQKPHIVWHQDSEIPDVDLIALPGGFSFGDYLRCGAMAARSPAMKEVIARADKGVNIFGVCNGFQVLTETGLLPGALMRNESLKFVCKHVDLRVENSDTPYTNAYKQGQIINIPVAHHDGNYFADDDTLKELEDQNRVVFRYMDNPNGSRNDIAGIINRRKNILGMMPHPERLIEDAQGGTDGRGFFESMLNSLN
- a CDS encoding ATP-binding protein; amino-acid sequence: MYFFSGKTEALPALSPALDHNVVLDPDKVNRDLRLDQISLFYKGIPFVATCNILIASFVFWALYQPVLQTVLFFWLGFMFLVCAARFFAWHLFNGADWEHHPDRWYRIYLAGTFMTGATWASIVGFLFLTSSIQDILVIVFTISGMTAGALVSSASCFPSYLLFNIPPLFSLIGYFLFVGQIEMAAMVGFYTLFTNMLAKNLEASMRNASYLKIMNKQLAEIALKEKNIAEGQEKLLEKQVAELEQTYKQLKDKQAAYEKVVDENMRSREEAEKANRAKSDFLAAMSHEIRTPMNGMLGMLSLLKDTSLSDKQKGYLKTAVKSGKILLQLLNDILDLTKVEAGKMELEIVPFNLGQILQEISDIWEARIRAKGLEYKVTMEDVADRRWRGDPVRLRQILHNLVSNALKFTMQGNIMIRISLLSEDEQYGRLKFTVIDTGIGLDMEQESYLFEKFSQADASTTRKFGGTGLGLAICRELVSLMDGNISVSSIPGKGAAFSFTVRLEQDAADEAGDAPAETLPDRRMGLVCSKPVKVLAAEDNHINRVVVQSMLKAEGLALQFVQNGLEAFQAVRDGDYDLVLMDIHMPEMDGLEATRRIRELKGAKGKIPIIALTANAMAGDRETYLLHGMDEYVSKPVDGKTLYTAMANLVEPLEVYFEEIEPVREENVQKHQEKLEAFISSISEG
- a CDS encoding sulfotransferase gives rise to the protein MIFLIGSPRSGTTWVAKIFDSHPDVLYRHEPDSVVVTEEVPFFPKSEEIEKLIPATRDYFTRLWDVRQLKSAGSLPVFPKSYFSAFMNAFRAKFLFMLKVIGAVAHRLSLPSDVKVPAVSRRKMAKGKIVPVMKSVNSNCRTGLVARAFPEGKVVHILRHPCGYVSSQLRGRKLKLMENVVFYEEVAAMPLSKERGWTVEKLKEMSLEEQLACTWVSFNEKVMKDIEGLENCYDLVYEDLCDDPIGVTRKLYAFCGLSYNDQTDAFLQSSLNYSGSNEKYHQTVRDPKTAAEKWKKELDADQISKIRNIVSGTIAGDRFAARFD
- the purC gene encoding phosphoribosylaminoimidazolesuccinocarboxamide synthase, which encodes MTKGVKLYEGKAKTLYEGPEPGTIIQYFKDDATAFNNLKKGTIAGKGIINNRITDLVMTRLAGIGIPTHYIKRLSDREQLVKKVEIVPLEVIVRNIAAGSMSKKFGVEEGTRLARPIVEFSLKNDDLGDPLMAEEHILVLGLASDEELDEIFSMTLQINDFLRGMFAAIGIELVDFKLEYGRLVEEDTVQLVLADEFSPDNCRLWDFETGEKLDKDRFRRDLGGEVEAYQEVARRLGISLETAE
- a CDS encoding DUF1476 domain-containing protein — protein: MTQFEDREQTFEKKYAKDEEKEFKIVARRNKLLGLWAAGLMGLEGDAAASYAREVVEADFEEAGHEDVYRKVKGDLDTKGVDVSEHQLRREMDDKLAEAREQLKN
- the purL gene encoding phosphoribosylformylglycinamidine synthase subunit PurL gives rise to the protein MTWNNNVEITEELIREHGLSDDEYQLVLKILGRTPTLTELGIFSVMWSEHCSYKSSKLHLKTLPTKAPWVIQGPGENAGVIDIGDGQAAIFKMESHNHPSYIEPYQGAATGVGGILRDVFTMGARPIANMNALRFGSPDHPKTRHLLSGVVEGIGGYGNCVGVPTVGGETNFHPSYDGNILVNAMTVGLADANNIFLSAAAGVGNPVVYVGSKTGRDGIHGATMASAEFTEDSEEKRPTVQVGDPFTEKLLIEACLELMATDAIVAIQDMGAAGLTSSSVEMASGGGVGFELNLDNVPQREEHMTPYEMMLSESQERMLMVLKPGREGEAEAIFRKWDLDFAVIGKITDTGNLTLMFQGETVADIPAGPLADNSPEYDRPWVRKDPAAVLSADDITAPDDLGEALLKMVGSPALCSRSWIWEQYDHQVMADTIQKPGGDSAVVRIHGTEKALAISTDCTPRYCFADPYEGGKQAVAETWRNITAVGGTPLAITNCLNFGNPERPDIMGQFVGCIEGLRDACTALDYPVVSGNVSLYNETNGTGIHPTPAIGGVGLLKDSNKMATIAPRAEGEILILIGETTGHLGSSLYLDVMEGREEGAPPKVDLALEKKNGDFVRGLIEAGTVKSCHDISDGGLFVALAEMAIASGLGMKVASESGAVPLHAYGFGEDQARYILSVPVSVADNILASASDAGVTAAKVGTVTGQNLEVEGIFSIPVATLREKHAGWMRSYMAN
- the purS gene encoding phosphoribosylformylglycinamidine synthase subunit PurS: MKARVHVTLKNGVLDPQGKAIQHALAALGFDGVDDVRQGKFIELDLAETDKDKAIAAVEEMCRKLLSNTVIENYAIDID
- the grxD gene encoding Grx4 family monothiol glutaredoxin, whose translation is MSNPVFTRIEDDIKNSDVVLYMKGSPMFPQCGFSAAVIEVLNYYNVDFEAFDVLQDPALREGIKEFSEWPTIPQLYVKGEFIGGCDIIREMAASGELIEVFEKNDIKPKS
- a CDS encoding BolA family transcriptional regulator, whose protein sequence is MAMDAAEIEKLIKESLPDAKVTIQDLRGDGDHYAAHVVSSAFKGKSRVQQHQMVYKALKGNMGEALHALALQTSEE